From a region of the Sesamum indicum cultivar Zhongzhi No. 13 linkage group LG3, S_indicum_v1.0, whole genome shotgun sequence genome:
- the LOC105159118 gene encoding transcription initiation factor TFIID subunit 4b isoform X1 — protein MDPNIVKFLEEDEDETMHSGADVDAFTAELNRDIERNDSTQQQPSDSDNAALSQGNSQTASQFLPQWQSLSHDGTVNFGSGQDLMVTEEKEQHLSQLEPHQHGLDSENRKENDSLSHEFNPLPDNPLSDAGAQPQDDRNTFPVSQPIGSLTSGEQSIHIQEPVREPNPDSQMHTLQNISSRPSVAMGSNDQLPMSMEPNDQQSMSTGKANQPTTSMGISNEQQVMSTVNQHTTGMSSHQASASGMSNQQPMTSSNQQPGTALKLNKQVPFGMLLPIIQPQLDKDRAMQLHTLYFKLKKNEISKDGFVRHMRSIVGDQMLKMAVYKLQTQAARNSQTAPNQFQSQPQASARQMQVPSAQMPIDLSNSTGDTNTAKPREVESQADSQGVQVSQMSTSSSGVLSQERKHPAFPTQGLNKQQHMHFSQTSFPTYGSAGSSYSPFSATNAASSTSLRPQPHDSQMKQAPPHQNMTVSHVGPSTQAMNMMNMPKFDRPHSFGDPKKMQGGSLTHVNSNTALQQNQVQWPSSTSKEPKIGVSSSMTHVKQEPLDQEQQHKGLSSLSSTPAKQGPASGNLKDESFEIQSSRTGFTPPTSLVPSNSVSSSIPSAMETNILSNSRMPSLTSPIGTGNNSKAPLKKPLVGQKKPMEAPGSSPPSSKKQKVSGAFLDQSIEQLNDVTAVSGVNLREEEEQLFSGSKEDSRVSEASRRVVQEEEERLILQKIPLQKKVVEIMAKCGLKNMSNDVERCLSLCVEERMRGLISNLIRLSKQRVDIEKPRHRTIITSDVRQQIMTINRKAREEWEKKQAETEKSQKLNDPESTTGVDGDKEKDESRAKSTKANKEEDDKMRTTAANVAVRAATGVGDMLSRWQLMIEAKQKQGGSDTASGSQAGKDVARKPSATSSKNTRENQEAEKRDTSAAFATPASVRKVGRNQVVIPRVTRSISVKDVISILEREPHMSKSTLLYRLYNKDNADAVAE, from the exons ATGGACCCTAATATTGTGAAATTCCTTGAAGAAGATGAG GACGAAACAATGCATTCTGGGGCTGACGTGGACGCTTTCACAGCGGAATTGAACAGAGACATTGAGAGGAATGATTCCACGCAGCAGCAGCCCTCTGATTCCGATAACG CAGCCTTATCTCAGGGAAACAGTCAAACCGCAAGTCAGTTTCTTCCCCAGTGGCAGAGTCTGAGCCATGATGGAACTGTTAATTTTGGAAGTGGACAAGATCTCATGGTTACAGAGGAAAAGGAGCAGCATTTGTCTCAATTGGAGCCGCATCAACATGGGTTGGACTCCGAGAATAGAAAAGAGAATGACTCACTGTCCCACGAATTTAACCCTTTACCGGATAACCCATTGAGTGATGCTGGCGCACAACCGCAAGATGACCGGAACACTTTCCCTGTATCCCAACCTATCGGTTCGCTAACATCTGGAGAACAATCAATCCATATCCAAGAGCCAGTGCGTGAACCAAATCCTGATTCACAGATGCACACATTACAAAATATCAGTAGTCGTCCATCTGTGGCTATGGGGTCAAATGATCAGCTGCCTATGTCAATGGAGCCAAACGATCAACAGTCTATGTCAACAGGAAAAGCAAATCAACCAACAACAAGTATGGGAATCAGTAATGAACAACAGGTTATGTCAACTGTGAATCAACATACTACAGGAATGAGTAGCCACCAAGCGTCTGCGTCGGGGATGAGTAATCAACAGCCGATGACGAGTAGTAATCAACAGCCAGGTACCGCCTTGAAGTTGAACAAACAAGTGCCCTTTGGCATGTTGCTTCCTATCATACAACCCCAACTTGACAAGGACAGAGCTATGCAACTTCACACTCTTTACTTTAAATTGAAG AAAAATGAGATCTCTAAAGATGGTTTTGTCCGACACATGAGAAGCATTGTCGGGGACCAAATGTTAAAAATGGCTGTATACAAACTGCAGACTCAG GCTGCTAGGAACTCACAGACTGCCCCCAATCAATTTCAGTCACAGCCTCAGGCCTCTGCTCGACAAATGCAAGTGCCTTCAG CACAAATGCCAATAGATTTGAGCAATTCAACAGGTGATACTAATACAGCAAAACCACGTGAGGTGGAAAGCCAAGCAGATTCGCAAGGTGTGCAAGTAAGCCAAATGTCTACTTCCAGTTCTGGTGTTTTAAGTCAGGAGAGGAAGCATCCTGCATTTCCAACACAGGGACTTAATAAGCAGCAGCATATGCATTTCTCACAGACATCTTTTCCCACATATGGAAGTGCTGGGAGTAGTTATTCACCTTTCTCTGCGACTAATGCTGCATCTTCAACATCTCTCCGGCCGCAACCTCATGATTCTCAGATGAAGCAGGCTCCACCTCATCAGAACATGACTGTTAGTCATGTGGGACCTTCAACCCAGGCCATGAATATGATGAACATGCCTAAGTTTGATAGGCCTCATTCTTTTGGCGATCCTAAGAAAATGCAGGGGGGAAGTCTGACTCATGTGAACAGCAACACTGCCCTGCAACAGAATCAGGTGCAGTGGCCATCGTCCACCAGCAAAGAACCAAAAATTGGTGTTTCATCATCAATGACTCATGTAAAGCAGGAACCACTCGATCAAGAACAACAGCATAAAGGGTTATCTTCTTTGTCTTCCACGCCGGCGAAACAGGGTCCTGCTTCAGGGAATCTGAAGGATGAATCTTTCGAAATACAATCGTCTAGAACGGGATTCACACCACCTACAAGCCTTGTGCCCTCAAATTCAGTTTCCTCTTCCATTCCAAGCGCGATGGAGACCAACATTCTG TCAAATTCTCGAATGCCTTCTCTGACCTCTCCCATTGGGACTGGAAATAATTCCAAGGCTCCCCTAAAAAAGCCTTTGGTCGGCCAGAAGAAGCCAATGGAAGCACCTGGTTCTTCTCCTCCATCCAG TAAGAAACAAAAAGTGTCTGGGGCCTTTCTCGATCAGAGCATTGAACAACTGAATGATGTTACTGCAGTGAGCGGAGTTAATCTCAGG GAGGAGGAGGAACAACTCTTTTCAGGCTCCAAGGAAGACAGCCGGGTTTCAGAGGCTTCTCGACGAGTTgttcaagaagaagaagaaaggcTGATTTTGCAAAAGATTCCACTTCAGAAGAAAGTTGTggaaataa TGGCAAAATGTGGTTTAAAGAATATGAGCAACGACGTGGAGAGATGCTTGTCCTTG tgCGTGGAAGAGAGAATGCGTGGACTCATATCTAATCTCATCAGACTTTCAAAACAG CGGGTAGATATAGAGAAGCCAAGGCACAGGACCATCATCACCTCAGATGTTAGGCAACAGATCATGACAATAAACCGTAAAGCTCGTGAAGAATGGGAGAAAAAGCAGGCTGAAACTGAAAAGTCACAGAAACTGAATGAC CCTGAGAGTACTACTGGAGTTGATGGTGACAAGGAGAAGGATGAAAGTCGTGCAAAATCAACAAAG gCTAACAAGGAAGAAGATGACAAGATGCGCACAACAGCTGCAAATGTTGCAGTCCGAGCTGCGACTGGAGTTGGTGACATGCTGTCAAGATGGCAGTTAATGATTGAGGCGAAGCAGAAACAAGGAGGATCGGATACAGCATCTGGTTCTCAGGCTGGTAAAGATGTGGCACGAAAGCCTTCAGCAACctcttcaaaaaatacaagggaAAATCAAGAAGCAGAAAAGCGGGATACTTCAGCTGCTTTTGCCACCCCTG CATCAGTTAGAAAAGTAGGAAGAAATCAAGTTGTCATACCACGGGTGACCCGCAGCATCTCAGTTAAGGATGTGATTTCCATATTAGAAAGGGAGCCTCATATGTCGAAGTCCACACTGCTATACCGCTTGTATAACAAGGACAATGCCGATGCTGTTGCTGAGTGA
- the LOC105159118 gene encoding transcription initiation factor TFIID subunit 4b isoform X4, with protein MDPNIVKFLEEDEDETMHSGADVDAFTAELNRDIERNDSTQQQPSDSDNAALSQGNSQTASQFLPQWQSLSHDGTVNFGSGQDLMVTEEKEQHLSQLEPHQHGLDSENRKENDSLSHEFNPLPDNPLSDAGAQPQDDRNTFPVSQPIGSLTSGEQSIHIQEPVREPNPDSQMHTLQNISSRPSVAMGSNDQLPMSMEPNDQQSMSTGKANQPTTSMGISNEQQVMSTVNQHTTGMSSHQASASGMSNQQPMTSSNQQPGTALKLNKQVPFGMLLPIIQPQLDKDRAMQLHTLYFKLKKNEISKDGFVRHMRSIVGDQMLKMAVYKLQTQAARNSQTAPNQFQSQPQASARQMQVPSAQMPIDLSNSTGDTNTAKPREVESQADSQGVQTSFPTYGSAGSSYSPFSATNAASSTSLRPQPHDSQMKQAPPHQNMTVSHVGPSTQAMNMMNMPKFDRPHSFGDPKKMQGGSLTHVNSNTALQQNQVQWPSSTSKEPKIGVSSSMTHVKQEPLDQEQQHKGLSSLSSTPAKQGPASGNLKDESFEIQSSRTGFTPPTSLVPSNSVSSSIPSAMETNILSNSRMPSLTSPIGTGNNSKAPLKKPLVGQKKPMEAPGSSPPSSKKQKVSGAFLDQSIEQLNDVTAVSGVNLREEEEQLFSGSKEDSRVSEASRRVVQEEEERLILQKIPLQKKVVEIMAKCGLKNMSNDVERCLSLCVEERMRGLISNLIRLSKQRVDIEKPRHRTIITSDVRQQIMTINRKAREEWEKKQAETEKSQKLNDPESTTGVDGDKEKDESRAKSTKANKEEDDKMRTTAANVAVRAATGVGDMLSRWQLMIEAKQKQGGSDTASGSQAGKDVARKPSATSSKNTRENQEAEKRDTSAAFATPASVRKVGRNQVVIPRVTRSISVKDVISILEREPHMSKSTLLYRLYNKDNADAVAE; from the exons ATGGACCCTAATATTGTGAAATTCCTTGAAGAAGATGAG GACGAAACAATGCATTCTGGGGCTGACGTGGACGCTTTCACAGCGGAATTGAACAGAGACATTGAGAGGAATGATTCCACGCAGCAGCAGCCCTCTGATTCCGATAACG CAGCCTTATCTCAGGGAAACAGTCAAACCGCAAGTCAGTTTCTTCCCCAGTGGCAGAGTCTGAGCCATGATGGAACTGTTAATTTTGGAAGTGGACAAGATCTCATGGTTACAGAGGAAAAGGAGCAGCATTTGTCTCAATTGGAGCCGCATCAACATGGGTTGGACTCCGAGAATAGAAAAGAGAATGACTCACTGTCCCACGAATTTAACCCTTTACCGGATAACCCATTGAGTGATGCTGGCGCACAACCGCAAGATGACCGGAACACTTTCCCTGTATCCCAACCTATCGGTTCGCTAACATCTGGAGAACAATCAATCCATATCCAAGAGCCAGTGCGTGAACCAAATCCTGATTCACAGATGCACACATTACAAAATATCAGTAGTCGTCCATCTGTGGCTATGGGGTCAAATGATCAGCTGCCTATGTCAATGGAGCCAAACGATCAACAGTCTATGTCAACAGGAAAAGCAAATCAACCAACAACAAGTATGGGAATCAGTAATGAACAACAGGTTATGTCAACTGTGAATCAACATACTACAGGAATGAGTAGCCACCAAGCGTCTGCGTCGGGGATGAGTAATCAACAGCCGATGACGAGTAGTAATCAACAGCCAGGTACCGCCTTGAAGTTGAACAAACAAGTGCCCTTTGGCATGTTGCTTCCTATCATACAACCCCAACTTGACAAGGACAGAGCTATGCAACTTCACACTCTTTACTTTAAATTGAAG AAAAATGAGATCTCTAAAGATGGTTTTGTCCGACACATGAGAAGCATTGTCGGGGACCAAATGTTAAAAATGGCTGTATACAAACTGCAGACTCAG GCTGCTAGGAACTCACAGACTGCCCCCAATCAATTTCAGTCACAGCCTCAGGCCTCTGCTCGACAAATGCAAGTGCCTTCAG CACAAATGCCAATAGATTTGAGCAATTCAACAGGTGATACTAATACAGCAAAACCACGTGAGGTGGAAAGCCAAGCAGATTCGCAAGGTGTGCAA ACATCTTTTCCCACATATGGAAGTGCTGGGAGTAGTTATTCACCTTTCTCTGCGACTAATGCTGCATCTTCAACATCTCTCCGGCCGCAACCTCATGATTCTCAGATGAAGCAGGCTCCACCTCATCAGAACATGACTGTTAGTCATGTGGGACCTTCAACCCAGGCCATGAATATGATGAACATGCCTAAGTTTGATAGGCCTCATTCTTTTGGCGATCCTAAGAAAATGCAGGGGGGAAGTCTGACTCATGTGAACAGCAACACTGCCCTGCAACAGAATCAGGTGCAGTGGCCATCGTCCACCAGCAAAGAACCAAAAATTGGTGTTTCATCATCAATGACTCATGTAAAGCAGGAACCACTCGATCAAGAACAACAGCATAAAGGGTTATCTTCTTTGTCTTCCACGCCGGCGAAACAGGGTCCTGCTTCAGGGAATCTGAAGGATGAATCTTTCGAAATACAATCGTCTAGAACGGGATTCACACCACCTACAAGCCTTGTGCCCTCAAATTCAGTTTCCTCTTCCATTCCAAGCGCGATGGAGACCAACATTCTG TCAAATTCTCGAATGCCTTCTCTGACCTCTCCCATTGGGACTGGAAATAATTCCAAGGCTCCCCTAAAAAAGCCTTTGGTCGGCCAGAAGAAGCCAATGGAAGCACCTGGTTCTTCTCCTCCATCCAG TAAGAAACAAAAAGTGTCTGGGGCCTTTCTCGATCAGAGCATTGAACAACTGAATGATGTTACTGCAGTGAGCGGAGTTAATCTCAGG GAGGAGGAGGAACAACTCTTTTCAGGCTCCAAGGAAGACAGCCGGGTTTCAGAGGCTTCTCGACGAGTTgttcaagaagaagaagaaaggcTGATTTTGCAAAAGATTCCACTTCAGAAGAAAGTTGTggaaataa TGGCAAAATGTGGTTTAAAGAATATGAGCAACGACGTGGAGAGATGCTTGTCCTTG tgCGTGGAAGAGAGAATGCGTGGACTCATATCTAATCTCATCAGACTTTCAAAACAG CGGGTAGATATAGAGAAGCCAAGGCACAGGACCATCATCACCTCAGATGTTAGGCAACAGATCATGACAATAAACCGTAAAGCTCGTGAAGAATGGGAGAAAAAGCAGGCTGAAACTGAAAAGTCACAGAAACTGAATGAC CCTGAGAGTACTACTGGAGTTGATGGTGACAAGGAGAAGGATGAAAGTCGTGCAAAATCAACAAAG gCTAACAAGGAAGAAGATGACAAGATGCGCACAACAGCTGCAAATGTTGCAGTCCGAGCTGCGACTGGAGTTGGTGACATGCTGTCAAGATGGCAGTTAATGATTGAGGCGAAGCAGAAACAAGGAGGATCGGATACAGCATCTGGTTCTCAGGCTGGTAAAGATGTGGCACGAAAGCCTTCAGCAACctcttcaaaaaatacaagggaAAATCAAGAAGCAGAAAAGCGGGATACTTCAGCTGCTTTTGCCACCCCTG CATCAGTTAGAAAAGTAGGAAGAAATCAAGTTGTCATACCACGGGTGACCCGCAGCATCTCAGTTAAGGATGTGATTTCCATATTAGAAAGGGAGCCTCATATGTCGAAGTCCACACTGCTATACCGCTTGTATAACAAGGACAATGCCGATGCTGTTGCTGAGTGA
- the LOC105159118 gene encoding transcription initiation factor TFIID subunit 4b isoform X2 yields the protein MDPNIVKFLEEDEDETMHSGADVDAFTAELNRDIERNDSTQQQPSDSDNALSQGNSQTASQFLPQWQSLSHDGTVNFGSGQDLMVTEEKEQHLSQLEPHQHGLDSENRKENDSLSHEFNPLPDNPLSDAGAQPQDDRNTFPVSQPIGSLTSGEQSIHIQEPVREPNPDSQMHTLQNISSRPSVAMGSNDQLPMSMEPNDQQSMSTGKANQPTTSMGISNEQQVMSTVNQHTTGMSSHQASASGMSNQQPMTSSNQQPGTALKLNKQVPFGMLLPIIQPQLDKDRAMQLHTLYFKLKKNEISKDGFVRHMRSIVGDQMLKMAVYKLQTQAARNSQTAPNQFQSQPQASARQMQVPSAQMPIDLSNSTGDTNTAKPREVESQADSQGVQVSQMSTSSSGVLSQERKHPAFPTQGLNKQQHMHFSQTSFPTYGSAGSSYSPFSATNAASSTSLRPQPHDSQMKQAPPHQNMTVSHVGPSTQAMNMMNMPKFDRPHSFGDPKKMQGGSLTHVNSNTALQQNQVQWPSSTSKEPKIGVSSSMTHVKQEPLDQEQQHKGLSSLSSTPAKQGPASGNLKDESFEIQSSRTGFTPPTSLVPSNSVSSSIPSAMETNILSNSRMPSLTSPIGTGNNSKAPLKKPLVGQKKPMEAPGSSPPSSKKQKVSGAFLDQSIEQLNDVTAVSGVNLREEEEQLFSGSKEDSRVSEASRRVVQEEEERLILQKIPLQKKVVEIMAKCGLKNMSNDVERCLSLCVEERMRGLISNLIRLSKQRVDIEKPRHRTIITSDVRQQIMTINRKAREEWEKKQAETEKSQKLNDPESTTGVDGDKEKDESRAKSTKANKEEDDKMRTTAANVAVRAATGVGDMLSRWQLMIEAKQKQGGSDTASGSQAGKDVARKPSATSSKNTRENQEAEKRDTSAAFATPASVRKVGRNQVVIPRVTRSISVKDVISILEREPHMSKSTLLYRLYNKDNADAVAE from the exons ATGGACCCTAATATTGTGAAATTCCTTGAAGAAGATGAG GACGAAACAATGCATTCTGGGGCTGACGTGGACGCTTTCACAGCGGAATTGAACAGAGACATTGAGAGGAATGATTCCACGCAGCAGCAGCCCTCTGATTCCGATAACG CCTTATCTCAGGGAAACAGTCAAACCGCAAGTCAGTTTCTTCCCCAGTGGCAGAGTCTGAGCCATGATGGAACTGTTAATTTTGGAAGTGGACAAGATCTCATGGTTACAGAGGAAAAGGAGCAGCATTTGTCTCAATTGGAGCCGCATCAACATGGGTTGGACTCCGAGAATAGAAAAGAGAATGACTCACTGTCCCACGAATTTAACCCTTTACCGGATAACCCATTGAGTGATGCTGGCGCACAACCGCAAGATGACCGGAACACTTTCCCTGTATCCCAACCTATCGGTTCGCTAACATCTGGAGAACAATCAATCCATATCCAAGAGCCAGTGCGTGAACCAAATCCTGATTCACAGATGCACACATTACAAAATATCAGTAGTCGTCCATCTGTGGCTATGGGGTCAAATGATCAGCTGCCTATGTCAATGGAGCCAAACGATCAACAGTCTATGTCAACAGGAAAAGCAAATCAACCAACAACAAGTATGGGAATCAGTAATGAACAACAGGTTATGTCAACTGTGAATCAACATACTACAGGAATGAGTAGCCACCAAGCGTCTGCGTCGGGGATGAGTAATCAACAGCCGATGACGAGTAGTAATCAACAGCCAGGTACCGCCTTGAAGTTGAACAAACAAGTGCCCTTTGGCATGTTGCTTCCTATCATACAACCCCAACTTGACAAGGACAGAGCTATGCAACTTCACACTCTTTACTTTAAATTGAAG AAAAATGAGATCTCTAAAGATGGTTTTGTCCGACACATGAGAAGCATTGTCGGGGACCAAATGTTAAAAATGGCTGTATACAAACTGCAGACTCAG GCTGCTAGGAACTCACAGACTGCCCCCAATCAATTTCAGTCACAGCCTCAGGCCTCTGCTCGACAAATGCAAGTGCCTTCAG CACAAATGCCAATAGATTTGAGCAATTCAACAGGTGATACTAATACAGCAAAACCACGTGAGGTGGAAAGCCAAGCAGATTCGCAAGGTGTGCAAGTAAGCCAAATGTCTACTTCCAGTTCTGGTGTTTTAAGTCAGGAGAGGAAGCATCCTGCATTTCCAACACAGGGACTTAATAAGCAGCAGCATATGCATTTCTCACAGACATCTTTTCCCACATATGGAAGTGCTGGGAGTAGTTATTCACCTTTCTCTGCGACTAATGCTGCATCTTCAACATCTCTCCGGCCGCAACCTCATGATTCTCAGATGAAGCAGGCTCCACCTCATCAGAACATGACTGTTAGTCATGTGGGACCTTCAACCCAGGCCATGAATATGATGAACATGCCTAAGTTTGATAGGCCTCATTCTTTTGGCGATCCTAAGAAAATGCAGGGGGGAAGTCTGACTCATGTGAACAGCAACACTGCCCTGCAACAGAATCAGGTGCAGTGGCCATCGTCCACCAGCAAAGAACCAAAAATTGGTGTTTCATCATCAATGACTCATGTAAAGCAGGAACCACTCGATCAAGAACAACAGCATAAAGGGTTATCTTCTTTGTCTTCCACGCCGGCGAAACAGGGTCCTGCTTCAGGGAATCTGAAGGATGAATCTTTCGAAATACAATCGTCTAGAACGGGATTCACACCACCTACAAGCCTTGTGCCCTCAAATTCAGTTTCCTCTTCCATTCCAAGCGCGATGGAGACCAACATTCTG TCAAATTCTCGAATGCCTTCTCTGACCTCTCCCATTGGGACTGGAAATAATTCCAAGGCTCCCCTAAAAAAGCCTTTGGTCGGCCAGAAGAAGCCAATGGAAGCACCTGGTTCTTCTCCTCCATCCAG TAAGAAACAAAAAGTGTCTGGGGCCTTTCTCGATCAGAGCATTGAACAACTGAATGATGTTACTGCAGTGAGCGGAGTTAATCTCAGG GAGGAGGAGGAACAACTCTTTTCAGGCTCCAAGGAAGACAGCCGGGTTTCAGAGGCTTCTCGACGAGTTgttcaagaagaagaagaaaggcTGATTTTGCAAAAGATTCCACTTCAGAAGAAAGTTGTggaaataa TGGCAAAATGTGGTTTAAAGAATATGAGCAACGACGTGGAGAGATGCTTGTCCTTG tgCGTGGAAGAGAGAATGCGTGGACTCATATCTAATCTCATCAGACTTTCAAAACAG CGGGTAGATATAGAGAAGCCAAGGCACAGGACCATCATCACCTCAGATGTTAGGCAACAGATCATGACAATAAACCGTAAAGCTCGTGAAGAATGGGAGAAAAAGCAGGCTGAAACTGAAAAGTCACAGAAACTGAATGAC CCTGAGAGTACTACTGGAGTTGATGGTGACAAGGAGAAGGATGAAAGTCGTGCAAAATCAACAAAG gCTAACAAGGAAGAAGATGACAAGATGCGCACAACAGCTGCAAATGTTGCAGTCCGAGCTGCGACTGGAGTTGGTGACATGCTGTCAAGATGGCAGTTAATGATTGAGGCGAAGCAGAAACAAGGAGGATCGGATACAGCATCTGGTTCTCAGGCTGGTAAAGATGTGGCACGAAAGCCTTCAGCAACctcttcaaaaaatacaagggaAAATCAAGAAGCAGAAAAGCGGGATACTTCAGCTGCTTTTGCCACCCCTG CATCAGTTAGAAAAGTAGGAAGAAATCAAGTTGTCATACCACGGGTGACCCGCAGCATCTCAGTTAAGGATGTGATTTCCATATTAGAAAGGGAGCCTCATATGTCGAAGTCCACACTGCTATACCGCTTGTATAACAAGGACAATGCCGATGCTGTTGCTGAGTGA